The following proteins are encoded in a genomic region of Pangasianodon hypophthalmus isolate fPanHyp1 chromosome 26, fPanHyp1.pri, whole genome shotgun sequence:
- the LOC113525123 gene encoding microfibril-associated glycoprotein 4-like produces MKAFIMMTCCLLALFLPVLVAAAPAYVRLLPQDCQEIYRSGVNNSGVYTIYPSDTTPVEVYCEMGCAEDSSRGWTVIQRRIDGSVNFYRRWNQYRNGFGNKSGEYWLGLENLYMMTHNKLYELKVDLEDFDGLTASALYTTFSVGPEMNGYVLQVGGFVEKGAGDALSYHSGQRFSTFDNEQNPYGCAKSYLGGFWYYACHYANPNGFYLGRQDSTYFAIGNVWYQWRGYYYGLKSITMKIRPVS; encoded by the exons ATGAAGGCCTTCATTATGATG acatgCTGCTTGCTAGCTCTGTTTCTCCCCGTTCTCGTTGCTGCTGCTCCTGCGTATGTGCGTCTCCTGCCTCAGGACTGTCAGGAAATCTACAGGAGTGGTGTTAATAATAGTGGCGTGTACACCATCTACCCTTCAGACACCACCCCTGTAGAGGTGTACTGTGAGATGGGCTGCGCTGAGGATTCATCCCGAGGATGGACA gtgATTCAGAGGAGAATAGACGGCAGTGTGAATTTCTACAGGCGTTGGAATCAGTACAGGAATGGCTTTGGGAATAAGAGTGGAGAATACTGGCTGG GTTTGGAGAACCTCTACATGATGACCCACAACAAGCTGTATGAGCTGAAAGTGGACCTGGAGGACTTTGATGGATTGACAGCATCCGCTCTCTACACAACTTTCTCTGTAGGCCCTGAAATGAACGGCTATGTGCTCCAAGTTGGTGGCTTTGTAGAAAAAGGAGCAG GTGATGCGCTGAGTTATCACAGTGGACAGAGATTCTCCACTTTCGATAATGAACAGAATCCTTATGGCTGTGCTAAATCATACCTCGGGGGGTTTTGGTACTATGCTTGCCACTATGCAAACCCCAATGGTTTCTATCTGGGGAGACAGGACAGCACTTATTTTGCCATTGGTAATGTGTGGTATCAGTGGAGAGGCTATTATTATGGCCTTAAGTCCATCACTATGAAAATCAGGCCTGTGTCTTAA